In Fusarium musae strain F31 chromosome 7, whole genome shotgun sequence, a single window of DNA contains:
- a CDS encoding hypothetical protein (EggNog:ENOG41): protein MASRARVAVLYQSLDPPIIDGIQKPKKPGGYMDSGADIAYNLSLSPNVDVICPHNAPKPSEQAGWSFPDTDDGILEAVKKGASHVWANTILFSSHPLQVSARLAEHQDHIKVVGRGPLIVERYDDKEFVNNILRKIGGFTMPRAWTLNESQDTQGTLEKLDLPFPIVAKPIRGRGSHGVRALFKESPSIMVEEYLAGEEATVTVMPPTSRGGSYWALPVVTRFNHINGVAPYNGAVAVTANSRAITATEGSQAANKQVAEECEMVAQAFAATAPIRIDVRRFKDSADSKFALFDVNMKPVCPVLPEALKVWLKTFVCRT, encoded by the exons ATGGCATCAAGAGCTCGCGTAGCTGTGCTTTACCAAAGTCTCGACCCTCCTATTATTGATGGGATTCAGAAACCAAAGAAGCCCGGAG GTTACATGGACTCCGGCGCCGATATCGCCTACAACTTGAGCCTATCACCGAACGTCGATGTCATCTGCCCTCACAATGCTCCCAAACCAAGTGAACAAGCTGGATGGTCGTTTCCCGATACCGACGATGGCATTCTAgaggctgtcaagaaggGCGCAAGCCATGTATGGGCCAACACGATCCTCTTCTCGTCGCATCCTCTTCAAGTATCAGCTCGTCTCGCGGAGCATCAAGACCACATTAAGGTTGTGGGGCGAGGCCCGTTGATTGTTGAGCGATACGACGACAAAGAATTTGTTAACAATATACTGCGGAAAATTGGCGGGTTTACTATGCCACGAGCATGGACCCTAAACGAGAGCCAAGACACTCAAGGgactcttgagaagcttgacctCCCTTTCCCGATTGTCGCAAAGCCTATACGTGGCCGTGGCAGCCATGGCGTTCGT gccttatttaaagaatcACCCTCTATCATGGTGGAAGAATATCTTGCCGGCGAAGAGGCGACTGTTACGGTTATGCCGCCTACATCGAGAGGAGGTAGTTACTGGGCATTGCCTGTTGTGACGCGTTTCAACCACATCAATGGCGTTGCTCCCTACAATGGCGCCGTCGCAGTCACAGCAAACTCAAGGGCGATAACCGCCACGGAGGGGAGCCAGGCAGCAAACAAACAGGTGGCAGAGGAATGCGAAATGGTGGCACAAGCGTTTGCGGCGACAGCGCCAATTCGAATTGATGTCCGCAGATTCAAGGACTCGGCCGACTCCAAGTTTGCCTTATTTGACGTGAACATGAAACCGGTTTGTCCTGTCCTTCCCGAAGCGCTCAAAGTGTGGCTAAAGACGTTTGTTTGCAGAACATGA
- a CDS encoding hypothetical protein (EggNog:ENOG41) → MEPFNDQEKRHLLAEIIKHSQLDVQYLESLVRHIEPNWMQMQLPNGRNMAQCMETAQSMYIGQRGTKRKASEEESSTQNNNDGQLHNNQALPLLSQHSPAQNSPANFQRQPAMATGSHLQQPQQPEQPPKKKKGRPAYAGRDVTSQRPFNPRPIAPKPSAQILQNPHSGFRTIAPAPQAVVPPRPPESLHNAYKGPSRALPVEFQNTHRNLNTFRPSIKPSSGMLQPKQTAGISDNTSVGSSVSSVGRQLIIW, encoded by the exons ATGGAACCATTTAATGACCAGGAGAAG CGACATCTCCTTGCCGAGATAATCAAGCACAGTCAATTAGATGTCCAATATTTGGAGAGTCTAGTTCGCCATATTGAGCCAAACTGGATGCAAATGCAACTCCCGAACG GTCGCAACATGGCTCAGTGTATGGAGACAGCTCAGAGCATGTACATAGGACAACGTGGGACAAAGCGGAAAGCTAGCGAAGAAGAATCGAGCACTCAGAACAACAACGACGGTCAACTTCACAACAACCAGGCTCTACCTCTTCTGTCTCAACATTCCCCAGCGCAGAACTCACCGGCAAACTTCCAACGCCAGCCCGCTATGGCTACCGGGTCCCATTTGCAGCAACCTCAGCAACCTGAACAGCctcccaagaagaaaaagggcCGTCCAGCATATGCAGGTCGGGATGTGACCAGTCAGCGACCCTTCAATCCTCGTCCTATCGCTCCAAAGCCATCTGCGCAAATTCTACAGAACCCTCACTCGGGCTTTCGCACTATTGCCCCGGCTCCTCAAGCTGTTGTTCCACCACGGCCCCCAGAATCGTTGCATAATGCATACAAAGGTCCAAGCCGCGCACTTCCTGTGGAGTTTCAAAACACTCACAGGAATTTGAATACTTTCCGGCCTTCTATCAAACCGTCATCTGGGATGCTTCAGCCAAAGCAGACAGCAGGAATTTCAGACAACACATCGGTTGGTAGTAGCGTTTCGTCCGTTGGGCGTCAGCTAATAATCTGGTAG
- the SET2 gene encoding histone methyltransferase set2 (EggNog:ENOG41~BUSCO:EOG09261B14) → MEEIKLEEGTNGAHVKQEERTPMSITNGGQEESRSPSGSHDGVKSRSGSADTPSSSRPSKLSRKASQKLAASREPVLFDHLPDMTAESCNFFQLIPDCLYGSKHLGSTDNDDLDCECREEWHNGENIACGEDSDCINRATKMECSAEAGNCAGGCQNQRFQRKQYANVSVIKTEKKGFGLRADSDLQANDFVFEYIGEVINEPTFRRRMIQYDEEGIKHFYFMSLNKSEFVDATKKGNYGRFCNHSCNPNCYVDKWVVGDKLRMGIFASRKIQSGEELVFNYNVDRYGADPQPCYCGEANCVGFIGGKTQTERATKLPVATVEALGIDGGDGWDTSVAKKPRKKKPDEDDEEYVNSIPSRSLNEDDARKVMAALMQCKEKWIAVKLLDRILRCDEERVIHCVMRMHAYQILKTTLNTFIEDHNVVLQVLDILDKFPRLTRNKIQDSKIEATIEGLTRSEHEDVASKSKYLLDEWSKLEVAYRIRRRKFDPNAPAANSFEERRGAGRDEEAAQSSKTASPQTIDAPKGPRNSMPQRNVAFFQNGGRPRRPPFNGGLPQGWFTAKDAAGNTYFYNKQGITTWQRPTQPVAEPAVKAPSKAMKEQLAIQSIIAQVTEKGTPKHTSVSTPKTADTPPKEEKEEKWRALPIEKQMKIYENTVFPHIKHVLDKFHHKLPKEELKRFGKEIAKKLVSSDYKNNRVGDPNTPLSEKQARKMKQYVKDFLDRAVKKFGDQQKPRAGENVDTQVKGDQGPSAVGISTGSVAGGLEGTSLVNVNGTPADGLDVAAVSDNEGSGSLGSPERKRKRESEAEGPLSIYPTDGPNMKRLREDELDAPSPPPPPPPPPHSAMEGVVDAEQQALREQEEALMRENEEAQRLEDEANHTKDLEDATRGAEKDLQDVSNELSRLNHEARGVGSQKTSA, encoded by the exons ATGGAGGAAatcaagcttgaggagggcACAAACGGCGCGCATGTAAAGCAGGAGGAGAGGACTCCCATGTCCATCACGAATGGCGGCCAGGAAGAATCCCGATCGCCGAGCGGTTCTCACGATGGCGTCAAGTCGCGCAGTGGAAGCGCAGACACACCGAGCTCAAGCAGGCCCTCCAAGCTCTCTCGAAAGGCCTCTCAAAAGTTGGCAGCCAGCCGTGAACCCGTCCTTTTCGACCACCTACCCGACATGACCGCCGAATCTTGTAATTTCTTTCAGCTTATCCCCGATTGCCTCTACGGCTCAAAGCACCTTGGATCTACAGATAACGACGACTTGGACTGCGAGTGTCGGGAAGAATGGC ATAATGGCGAAAATATTGCATGTGGCGAGGACTCGGACTGCATCAACCGAGCGACAAAAATGGAATGTAGCGCTGAGGCTGGAAATTGTGCAGGGGGCTGCCAGAATCAGCGGTTCCAGCGCAAGCAGTACGCCAACGTTTCTGTCATCAAGACCGAAAAGAAGGGTTTCGGCCTCCGTGCCGATTCTGATCTACAAGCCAATGACTTCGTCTTTGAGTACATTGGCGAAGTCATCAATGAGCCTACCTTTCGCCGTCGAATGATTCAATATGACGAAGAGGGTATCAAGCATTTCTACTTCATGTCGCTAAACAAGAGCGAGTTTGTGGACGCAACAAAAAAGGGCAACTATGGTCGCTTCTGCAATCACTCTTGCAACCCCAACTGCTATGTTGATAAGTGGGTGGTTGGCGACAAACTCCGAATGGGCATTTTTGCCTCGCGCAAGATCCAATCCGGAGAAGAGTTGGTGTTTAACTACAATGTTGACCGATATGGTGCCGACCCCCAACCCTGCTACTGTGGGGAAGCCAATTGCGTGGGATTCATTGGAGGCAAAACACAAACTGAGCGAGCAACCAAATTGCCTGTCGCGACTGTCGAGGCTCTGGGCATCGATGGAGGTGACGGCTGGGATACTTCCGTGGCAAAGAAGCctcggaagaagaagccagatgaggacgatgaggaaTATGTCAACAGTATACCTTCGCGCAGTCTCAACGAGGACGACGCGCGAAAGGTCATGGCTGCTCTTATGCAATGCAAAGAGAAATGGATTGCGGTGAAATTACTGGACCGTATCCTGCGGTGCGACGAGGAGCGCGTCATCCACTGTGTTATGCGTATGCACGCTTACCAAATTCTCAAAACAACACTCAACACTTTTATCGAGGACCACAACGTCGTCCTTCAGGTTTTGGACATCCTCGACAAGTTCCCACGCTTGACAAGGAACAAGATCCAGGACTCCAAAATCGAGGCCACCATCGAGGGTCTGACACGATCCGAGCACGAAGACGTGGCTTCGAAGTCAAAATACCTTCTCGACGAGTGGAGTAAGTTGGAGGTGGCGTACAGAATCAGACGACGCAAGTTCGACCCCAACGCACCAGCTGCAAACTCATTTGAGGAGCGACGCGGTGCAGGTCGAGACGAGGAGGCAGCGCAATCTTCAAAGACAGCGTCGCCACAGACCATTGACGCGCCGAAAGGTCCTCGAAACAGCATGCCGCAAAGGAACGTCGCGTTTTTCCAGAACGGCGGACGCCCTCGCAGGCCCCCGTTCAATGGTGGGCTTCCTCAAGGATGGTTCACCGCCAAGGATGCTGCAGGAAACACTTATTTCTATAACAAGCAAGGCATCACAACATGGCAGCGACCTACCCAGCCTGTAGCGGAACCTGCTGTCAAGGCACCGTCCAAGGCTATGAAGGAGCAATTGGCGATCCAAAGTATTATCGCCCAGGTCACTGAGAAGGGAACACCTAAACATACTTCAGTTTCGACGCCCAAGACGGCAGACACGCCAcccaaggaggagaaggaggagaaatGGCGAGCTCTTCCCATCGAAAAACAAATGAAGATATACGAAAACACG GTATTTCCCCACATCAAACATGTCCTCGACAAATTCCATCACAAACTTCCTAAGGAGGAGCTTAAGCGCTTTGGTAAAGagatagctaaaaagcttgTCTCGTCCGACTATAAGAACAACCGGGTCGGCGACCCCAATACACCCCTAAGTGAAAAGCAGGCGAGGAAAATGAAGCAGTACGTCAAGGACTTCTTAGACCGTGCTGTTAAGAAATTCGGTGATCAGCAGAAACCAAGGGCGGGCGAAAACGTAGATACCCAGGTGAAAGGTGACCAAGGCCCCAGTGCTGTAGGGATCAGTACTGGCTCCGTTGCTGGTGGGCTTGAGGGTACATCTTTAGTCAATGTTAATGGGACTCCAGCTGATGGGCTTGATGTTGCCGCAGTATCGGATAATGAGGGCAGTGGTTCTCTGGGAAGCCCTGAgcgcaagaggaagagggaatCGGAAGCAGAAGGTCCTCTCTCGATATATCCAACCGATGGGCCAAACATGAAGAGGTTAAGAGAGGATGAGCTGGATGCGCCcagccctcctcctccgccaccGCCTCCTCCGCATTCAGCCATGgaaggtgttgttgatgctgaacAGCAGGCTCTTCGTGAGCAGGAGGAGGCATTAATGAGGGAGAACGAGGAGGCACAAAGGCTTGAAGACGAGGCCAACCATACGAAGGATCTGGAGGACGCCACTAGAGGCGCTGAAAAAGATTTACAGGATGTTTCCAACGAGCTGTCTCGCCTGAATCACGAGGCAAGGGGGGTTGGGTCGCAGAAGACGTCAGCTTGA
- a CDS encoding hypothetical protein (BUSCO:EOG09264BOA) codes for MAKKRKASGRSSVPSGPKELDPSEARLGPITTYEDVADSEDEYFMNRDQILLDEAPDSKRRRKEDDDIELSDEEVLGYEDSDSEEEDDQDDQPRKNKGSASKDVASDDEAGQEEEEGDSGWWGSSRNDYYNADNIETEADALEEEVEAKRLQQKKLSKMAEEDFIFDGDEWLAEGQEDGEGEETVTEVLKEVEITDDMSPEERYTILRDRYPEFEPLVKEFQSLQPTLVDLQKSAQGLSGQSLEAVKYWVAGCYVAALASYFAILTSPARDNAKVQKTIDPAELRDHEVMETLMNCREAWQKVKDLKSTKSFDGDAISDIDDDALMQGVENLEVEVKKTKKSKKSSKQEKAAAEKLARKLEKIKAGEAAVADLYDLPLPGKKSKKSKKAAAIEQDDDDSDFGEEDVLDERTAAEKAARKKSLKFYTSQIVQKANKRAGAGRDAGGDMDIPHRERLRDRAARLNAEAERRGQKNSKLGADLDENSDDEDTTTAKAVRDNEDEYYDMVAQRSKKNKEDKAARYAAYAAASKADRVVEKEELGEDGKRKITYAIEKNKGLAPKRSKDVRNPRVKKRKQYEAKQKKLKSMKPVWQGGEPKGGYQGELSGINTAVVKSTRL; via the coding sequence ATGGctaagaagagaaaggcatCAGGGCGCAGTAGTGTGCCTTCAGGCCCCAAAGAACTCGATCCTTCGGAAGCCCGCCTTGGACCTATCACTACCTATGAGGATGTTGCAGACTCAGAAGACGAGTACTTCATGAACCGAGACCAAATACTACTCGACGAAGCGCCGGACTCGAAACGTCgaaggaaagaagatgacgatatcGAGCTGTCCGATGAAGAGGTTCTCGGATACGAGGACTCCGActcagaagaggaagacgaccAGGATGATCAACCGCGTAAAAACAAGGGATCAGCATCCAAAGATGTAGCCTCAGACGACGAAGCTGgccaggaagaggaggagggcgatTCCGGTTGGTGGGGATCCTCAAGAAACGACTACTACAATGCCGACAACATCGAGACTGAGGCCGATgccctcgaagaagaagtggaaGCCAAGCGTCTTCAACAGAAGAAGCTTTCCAAGatggctgaggaggattTCATCTTTGATGGTGACGAGTGGCTAGCCGagggccaagaagatggagagggCGAAGAGACGGTCACAGAAGTCTTGAAGGAAGTTGAGATCACCGACGATATGAGCCCTGAAGAGCGATATACAATTCTCAGGGACCGTTATCCCGAATTCGAGCCTCTTGTCAAGGAATTCCAAAGCCTGCAACCTACTTTGGTGGATTTGCAAAAATCGGCCCAGGGTCTCTCGGGTCAATCATTAGAAGCCGTCAAGTACTGGGTGGCCGGCTGTTACGTTGCTGCTCTCGCGAGTTATTTTGCCATCCTGACCTCTCCAGCAAGAGATAACGCAAAGGTGCAGAAAACCATTGATCCTGCCGAGCTACGGGACCACGAGGTCATGGAGACCTTGATGAATTGTCGAGAGGCATGGCAAaaggtcaaggatctcaagtCAACCAAGAGTTTCGATGGCGACGCTATTTCGGATATCGACGATGATGCATTGATGCAGGGTGTTGAGAATCTCGAGGTTGAAGTGAAGAaaaccaagaagagcaagaagtcgTCGAAGCAAGAAAAGGCCGCAGCTGAGAAACTGGCACGAAAGCTGGAGAAAATCAAGGCTGGAgaagctgctgttgctgatctATATGATCTACCTCTTCCCGGAAAGAAatccaagaagtccaagaaggctgctgctaTCGAacaagacgatgacgactccGACTTTGGTGAAGAGGACGTTCTTGATGAACGAACCGCAGCTGAGAAGGCCGCCCGCAAGAAGAGTCTCAAGTTCTACACATCTCAAATCGTACAGAAGGCGAACAAGCGTGCTGGCGCTGGAAGGGATGCCGGTGGTGACATGGATATTCCTCACCGCGAACGACTTCGAGACCGTGCGGCGCGTCTCAATGCTGAGGCTGAGCGACGTGGACAGAAGAACTCCAAGCTTGGAGCAGACCTTGATGAAAacagtgacgatgaagacacCACAACGGCCAAGGCTGTCCGTGACAATGAGGATGAGTACTACGATATGGTGGCACAAAGgtcaaagaagaacaaggaggaCAAGGCCGCTCGTTACGCAGCATACGCTGCTGCCAGTAAGGCAGATCGAGTtgtcgagaaggaggagctcGGTGAGGACGGCAAGCGTAAGATCACATATGCcatcgagaagaacaagggtcTAGCACCCAAGCGAAGCAAGGACGTCAGGAACCCCAGAgtcaagaagcgcaagcagTACGAGGCGAAGcaaaagaagttgaagagcatGAAGCCTGTTTGGCAAGGCGGCGAGCCCAAGGGAGGATACCAAGGAGAGCTGTCAGGTATCAACACAGCAGTTGTCAAGAGCACAAGACTATAG
- a CDS encoding hypothetical protein (EggNog:ENOG41), with amino-acid sequence MAEESTLQLEYRGRVAVLTICNERKLNAFNSAQYYDLAQKMREIATHDEVFTTVILAKGRYFSAGADVGVSREIAGDGKAVHKQVLQGFVAQNLNITHAFATHPKVLVVGLNGPVVGLTAALIAFADFIYCAPSTFLLTPFSSIGLVAEGGASRALALRLGPARAYEALLMSCRIGSQDLERCGFVNAIFDEGDDVKFRARVLKEVDERLGDHLIGDSLIGIKKLVRKPELDILHTQNVHEVFAGLERFMTGVPQEEFAKLASGAKRHKL; translated from the exons ATGGCAGAAGAGTCTACCCTGCAGCTCGAATATCGAGGCCGTGTCGCCGTCCTAACCATTTGCAATGAACGAAAACTCAACGCCTTCAACTCAGCACAATACTATGATCTCGCTCAAAAGATGCGAGAGATCGCCACCCATGACGAGGTTTTCACTACAGTGATTTTGGCAAAGGGTCGATACTTTTCAGC AGGAGCTGACGTCGGTGTCTCTCGAGAGATAGCTGGAGATGGGAAAGCAGTCCACAAGCAAGTCTTGCAGGGTTTTGTCGCTCAaaacctcaacatcaccCATGCCTTTGCAACTCACCCCAAAGTTCTCGTCGTTGGCCTCAATGGTCCTGTTGTAGGCCTTACAGCTGCGCTCATTGCGTTTGCTGACTTTATTTACTGCGCGCCATCGACTTTCCTCCTCACACCTTTCTCATCCATTGGTCTCGTTGCTGAGGGTGGTGCATCGCGAGCACTCGCACTGCGTCTCGGACCTGCACGAGCCTACGAAGCATTGCTCATGAGTTGCCGCATTGGATCTCAGGACCTCGAGCGCTGTGGATTCGTCAATGCCATCTTTGACGAGGGCGATGATGTCAAGTTCAGGGCTAGAGTGTTGAAAGAGGTTGACGAGAGGCTGGGAGATCACCTCATTGGGGATAGCTTGATCGGAATCAAGAAGCTGGTCAGGAAGCCTGAGTTGGATATTCTGCACACACAGAATGTCCATGAGGTTTTCGCTGGACTGGAGAGATTCATGACGGGTGTTCCCCAGGAGGAGTTTGCGAAGCTTGCGAGCGGTGCGAAGCGACACAAGCTGTAA
- a CDS encoding hypothetical protein (BUSCO:EOG09263W48), with protein MGKKRKLSQQNAPNARPKKLTHQNKSDQKKPSNGPAKKGKGKQQHQSDDEPTIPFEPHHRILLVGEGDLSFATSIIKHHGCANVTATVLEKDAKELLSKYPHVEDNIAVIRGDAPKTNEANREDKDTPAKESEAGETSQGNQNEGEDTNGESDNEEDDYYDSDDPDAPPKPERKLTPNNKLLYNIDATKLPNSLIRARFDRIIFNFPHVGGKSTDVNRQVRHNQSLLVSFFERAIPALAPDAAIVITLFEGEPYTLWNVRDLARHAGLQVERSFRFQARAYPGYKHARTLGVVRNSKGEVSESGWRGEERASRSFVFKRKEDIAPVVGKKRRKGDDSSDDED; from the coding sequence ATGGGCAAGAAACGGAAGCTGTCGCAACAGAATGCGCCCAATGCGCGCCCAAAGAAACTTACTCACCAGAACAAATCCGACCAGAAGAAACCGTCCAATGGCCCCGCGAAGAAGGGCAAAGGCAAGCAACAGCATCagagtgatgatgagccaacGATACCCTTTGAGCCTCACCACCGCATACTGCTTGTGGGCGAAGGCGATTTGAGTTTCGCAACGTCTATCATCAAGCATCATGGATGTGCAAATGTTACTGCTACGGTTCTGGAGAAGGATGCAAAGGAATTACTGTCCAAGTACCCCCACGTCGAGGACAACATCGCCGTGATTCGCGGTGATGCTCCCAAGACCAACGAGGCCAACagagaagacaaagacacaCCTGCTAAAGAATCGGAAGCAGGCGAAACTAGCCAAGGTAACCAGAACGAGGGCGAGGACACCAATGGCGAAAGCGAcaacgaggaagacgacTACTACGACTCAGACGATCCCGACGCACCACCAAAACCTGAGCGAAAACTCACTCCAAACAACAAGCTCCTCTACAACATCGACGCTACTAAGCTTCCTAATTCACTCATACGCGCTCGCTTCGACCGCATCATATTCAATTTCCCTCACGTCGGCGGAAAGTCCACTGACGTGAATCGCCAAGTTCGCCATAACCAATCCCTCCTAGTTTCCTTCTTCGAGCGCGCCATTCCGGCGCTTGCGCCCGACGCTGCCATTGTCATCACACTATTCGAGGGTGAGCCATACACCCTCTGGAATGTCCGAGATCTCGCTCGCCATGCTGGCCTGCAAGTTGAGCGCAGTTTTCGCTTCCAGGCTCGCGCATACCCCGGATATAAACATGCACGAACCCTGGGCGTCGTGAGGAACTCGAAGGGCGAAGTGAGCGAGAGTGGATGGAGGGGTGAGGAGAGGGCATCGAGGAGTTTTGTGTTcaaaaggaaagaagatATCGCTCCGGTGGTTGGAAAGAAGAGGCGCAAGGGTGATGATTCatctgacgatgaggactgA
- a CDS encoding hypothetical protein (EggNog:ENOG41), which produces MAGQDAEGSEPPSPRTTRRRNPLQRNASTGELDERTPLLTASRSRIRISEQSSTRQQKGSLSRDHSYIGAYHGSRNHSRHPSWSSRLVNALSDRHESSMAESKGTIFPDERMWYDQFTSTDWVHDAIADSYRVKELRSRKDFWGRVRIIFDGAQGWILSALCGFLVALMAYTVDVAESTVFDFKEGYCSKAWYLSRKRCCAEEVCEDWVRWAHVVNSLDSPSGDIWRSFAIYMAFVLTLALIACWMALWTKTVVPSAYQLTTLDENLAVDEPTQTYDDLNTSESSTPQPQPDPKPENPPMVYYSAAGSGVAEVRVILSGFVLHGFLGARTLMIKLVALILSVASGMSLGKEGPYVHMAACVGNILCRLFSKYDRNDGKRREVISAAAAAGVAVAFGAPLGGVLFGLEEVSYFFPAKTLFRTFFCCIVAALSLKFLNPYGTHKIVLFEVRYLVDWEYFELGSFIFVGIIGGALGALFIKASKYWAQSFRRIQLIKKHPLLEVLLVAMVTGLMSYWNALTKLPVAELLLNVASPCEGSSIDWEERTLCPGAIDEIPPILFELFVALLIKGFLTVITFGIKVPAGIYVPSMVVGGLMGRIVGHMVQWAVLRVPDWGIWGDCAFSRDGSCIQPGVYGLIAAGATMCGVTRLSVTLAVILFELTGSLDYVLPFSLAILVAKWTADAIEPNSIYDLLTSMNSYPFLDNKHKPIFTEDLADIVPRIRKERIIDITNSPVVPATSLRIKLELLHKAGELDGGLPIVRHGILVGLIPAPDLGYALDQLEDEATNLCLMDHVPSIDEDEGEHDPTDFTPYIDPAPVALDIRSPMDLVYELFAKLGLRYICVLKDGKYAGMTHKKTFVRYMREHEKDV; this is translated from the exons ATGGCGGGACAAGATGCAGAAGGCTCCGAGCCGCCCTCACCACGCACTACGCGAAGACGGAATCCTTTACAGCGGAATGCTTCAACAGGAGAACTGGACGAGCGAACCCCCTTGCTCACAGCTTCAAGGTCGCGCATTCGTATTAGCGAGCAAAGCTCGACTCGTCAGCAAAAAGGATCCTTATCGCGGGACCACAGCTACATAG GTGCCTATCATGGCTCTCGAAATCATAGTCGGCATCCCTCGTGGAGCTCAAGACTGGTTAATGCCCTGTCCGACCGCCATGAGTCCTCTATGGCCGAATCGAAAGGCACGATTTTCCCCGATGAACGCATGTGGTACGATCAATTCACCAGTACCGACTGGGTGCATGACGCAATCGCCGATTCCTACAGGGTCAAGGAGCTTCGAAGTCGTAAGGACTTCTGGGGCAGGGTTCGCATTATCTTTGATGGCGCCCAGGGCTGGATTCTGAGTGCTCTCTGTGGCTTTCTCGTTGCATTGATGGCATACACAGTTGATGTTGCCGAATCTACTGTCTTTGATTTCAAGGAGGGCTACTGCAGTAAAGCTTGGTACCTCAGCAGAAAG AGGTGCTGCGCCGAGGAGGTCTGTGAGGACTGGGTCAGGTGGGCACATGTTGTGAACAGTCTAGACAGTCCTTCCGGAGACATCTGGAGAAGCTTCGCGATTTACATGGCCTTTGTTCTCACACTTGCTCTTATTGCCTGTTGGATGGCATTGTGGACAAAAACAGTTGTCCCATCTGCGTATCAACTGACGACCCTAGATGAGAACCTGGCTGTCGATGAACCCACACAGACATATGACGACTTGAACACAAGTGAATCTTCGACACCTCAACCGCAACCCGATCCAAAGCCAGAGAATCCCCCCATGGTCTACTATTCTGCTGCTGGCAGTGGCGTTGCCGAGGTTCGCGTCATTCTCAGTGGCTTCGTTTTGCACGGTTTCCTGGGTGccaggaccttgatgatcAAATTGGTAGCACTGATTCTAAGTGTTGCTTCCGGTATGAGTCTCGGAAAGGAGGGCCCCTACGTTCACATGGCTGCCTGCGTGGGCAATATCTTGTGTCGATTATTCTCCAAGTACGATCGAAACGACGGAAAGCGGAGAGAGGTTATTTCAGCAGCCGCAGCCGCAGGAGTCGCCGTGGCATTTGGTGCGCCGCTAGGCGGAGTACTGTTcggccttgaagaagtttCGTACTTCTTCCCTGCAAAAACGCTGTTCCgaaccttcttctgctgTATCGTCGCCGCGTTGTCCCTCAAATTCCTTAACCCCTACGGTACACACAAGATTGTTCTGTTTGAAGTGAGATATCTGGTCGACTGGGAGTATTTCGAGCTTGGGAGCTTCATATTTGTGGGCATCATTGGCGGTGCACTGGGCGCGCTCTTTATCAAAGCCTCTAAATACTGGGCCCAATCGTTCAGAAGGATCCAGTTGATCAAAAAGCACCCTCTGCTGGAGGTACTGCTTGTAGCAATGGTAACAGGATTGATGAGCTATTGGAATGCTCTGACAAAGCTCCCTGTTGCTGAGTTGCTTCTCAATGTCGCATCGCCGTGCGAGGGTTCCAGCATTGACTGGGAAGAACGAACATTGTGTCCTGGGGCTATTGATGAGATCCCCCCTATTCTCTTTGAACTGTTTGTGGCTCTCTTGATCAAGGGCTTCCTTACCGTTATCACTTTCGGCATT AAAGTTCCTGCTGGAATCTATGTACCATCTATGGTTGTTGGAGGCTTGATGGGCCGGATAGTCGGCCATATGGTGCAATGGGCCGTGCTACGTGTCCCCGATTGGGGTATCTGGGGAGACTGTGCTTTTAGCAGAGACGGCTCGTGCATCCAACCCGGTGTGTATGGTCTCATTGCAGCCGGTGCCACCATGTGTGGTGTGACAAGACTGTCTGTCACACTCGCAGTTATCTTGTTCGAGCTCACTGGTAGCCTTGATTATGTCTTGCCCTTCTCTCTTGCCATCCTCGTGGCCAAATGGACAGCTGATGCTATCGAGCCCAACAGCATCTAT GATCTCCTCACCAGCATGAATTCATATCCATTCTTGGACAATAAGCATAAGCCGATCTTTACGGAAGACCTGGCTGACATTGTGCCACGGATTCGAAAAGAACGAATCATTGACATTACCAACTCGCCGGTTGTGCCTGCTACCAGCTTGAGAATCAAGCTCGAGCTTCTGCACAAGGCTGGCGAACTCGATGGAGGACTGCCAATTGTGCGGCATGGTATTTTGGTTGGGTTGATTCCTGCACCTGATCTTGGATACGCTCTTGATCAATTAGAAGACGAAGCAACGAATCTTTGCCTCATGGACCACGTTCCTAGcattgacgaagatgagggaGAACATGATCCCACAGACTTTACACCATACATAGATCCT GCACCTGTTGCATTGGATATCAGATCACCAATGGACTTGGTTTATGAGCTTTTCGCGAAGCTCGGACTCAGGTACATTTGTGTGCTGAAAGACGGCAAATACGCTGGAATG ACCCACAAGAAGACCTTTGTCAGATATATGCGGGAGCATGAGAAAGACGTTTAA